A stretch of the Mycobacterium shigaense genome encodes the following:
- a CDS encoding NAD(P)H-dependent amine dehydrogenase family protein encodes MPIPVVQLGTGNVGVHALRALITNPEFELRGVWVSSDAKAGKDAAELAGLADSTGVLASTDLDAVLTTGPQCAVYNALADNRLPEALEDYRRVLAAGINVVGSGPVFLQYPWQVIPDELIKPIEDAAQEGNSSVYVNGIDPGFANDLLPLALAGTCQSIQQIRCMEIVDYATYDSAAVMFDVMGFGKPIDELPMLLQPGVLSLAWGSVIRQMAAGLGIELDDVAQTYVRVPAPEDFEIASGHIAKGTAAALRFEVFGLVNGDPVVVLEHVTRLRDDLCPDWPQPAQEGGSYRIEIKGEPSYAMDVCLGSPNGDHNHAGLVATAMRVVNAIPAVVAAAPGIVTTLDLPLIPGRGLYVPG; translated from the coding sequence ATGCCCATCCCCGTCGTCCAACTGGGCACCGGCAACGTCGGCGTCCACGCGCTGCGGGCGCTCATCACCAACCCGGAGTTCGAGCTTCGCGGCGTCTGGGTGTCGTCGGACGCCAAGGCCGGTAAGGACGCGGCAGAGCTTGCCGGACTTGCGGATTCGACGGGCGTGCTCGCCAGTACCGATCTGGACGCCGTGCTCACCACCGGACCGCAGTGTGCGGTGTACAACGCACTGGCCGACAATCGGCTGCCCGAGGCCCTGGAAGACTACCGTCGCGTGCTGGCGGCTGGCATCAATGTCGTGGGCAGCGGTCCGGTCTTCCTGCAGTACCCATGGCAAGTCATTCCGGACGAGCTAATCAAGCCGATCGAAGATGCTGCGCAAGAAGGTAATTCGAGCGTGTATGTCAACGGTATCGATCCGGGCTTCGCCAACGACCTGCTGCCGCTGGCGCTGGCCGGTACGTGTCAGAGCATCCAGCAGATCCGCTGCATGGAGATCGTCGACTACGCCACCTATGACAGCGCCGCGGTGATGTTCGACGTCATGGGATTCGGTAAGCCGATCGACGAACTACCGATGCTGCTCCAGCCAGGCGTGCTCAGCCTGGCATGGGGATCGGTGATCCGGCAGATGGCGGCGGGCCTGGGCATCGAGCTCGACGACGTCGCCCAGACCTACGTTCGCGTGCCCGCGCCCGAGGATTTCGAGATCGCCTCGGGGCACATCGCCAAGGGCACCGCGGCAGCGCTGCGATTCGAGGTGTTCGGATTGGTCAACGGCGATCCCGTTGTCGTCCTAGAGCACGTCACCCGGTTGCGCGACGACCTGTGCCCGGATTGGCCGCAGCCCGCCCAGGAGGGCGGCTCCTACCGCATCGAGATCAAGGGTGAGCCGTCCTACGCCATGGATGTCTGCCTGGGCAGCCCGAACGGCGATCACAACCACGCCGGACTGGTCGCCACCGCGATGCGGGTGGTCAACGCGATCCCCGCGGTCGTGGCCGCCGCCCCCGGCATTGTGACAACGCTGGATCTGCCGCTGATCCCGGGCCGGGGACTCTACGTCCCCGGGTGA
- a CDS encoding SDR family oxidoreductase, with translation MILDRFRLDDKVAVITGAGRGLGAAIAVAFAEAGADVLIASRTESELEAVAEQVRAASRKAHIVVADLAHPEATAELAGRAVEAFGKLDIVVNNVGGTMPNTLLTTSTKDLKDAFTFNVVTAHALTIAAVPLILEHSGGGSIINITSTMGRLAGRGFAAYATAKAALAHYTRSAALDLCPRIRVNAIAPGSILTSALDVVASNDELRQPMEKVTPLRRLGDPIDIAAAAVYLASPAGDFLTGKTLEVDGGLTFPNLDIPVPDL, from the coding sequence ATGATCCTTGACAGGTTCCGTCTCGACGACAAAGTCGCCGTTATCACCGGTGCGGGCCGCGGCCTCGGCGCGGCCATCGCGGTGGCGTTCGCCGAAGCGGGTGCCGACGTGCTCATCGCCTCTCGCACGGAATCTGAACTAGAGGCCGTCGCCGAACAGGTCCGAGCGGCGAGCCGCAAGGCCCACATCGTCGTCGCGGACCTGGCCCACCCGGAGGCCACCGCGGAGCTGGCGGGGCGGGCCGTCGAGGCGTTCGGCAAGCTCGACATCGTCGTCAACAACGTCGGCGGGACCATGCCCAACACGCTGCTGACCACATCGACCAAGGACCTCAAGGACGCATTCACCTTCAACGTCGTGACCGCGCACGCGCTCACCATCGCGGCGGTGCCGCTGATACTCGAGCACTCCGGCGGCGGCAGCATCATCAACATCACCTCCACGATGGGCCGGCTGGCCGGGCGCGGTTTTGCCGCCTACGCGACCGCCAAGGCCGCGTTGGCCCACTACACCCGGTCGGCGGCGCTGGACCTGTGCCCGCGCATCCGCGTCAACGCCATCGCGCCCGGGTCGATCCTGACCTCGGCGCTGGACGTGGTGGCCTCCAATGACGAACTGCGCCAGCCTATGGAGAAGGTCACTCCTCTACGTCGACTCGGCGATCCCATCGATATCGCCGCCGCCGCAGTGTATTTGGCATCCCCGGCCGGCGACTTCCTCACCGGCAAGACACTCGAGGTCGACGGCGGGCTGACCTTCCCCAACCTCGACATCCCTGTCCCGGACCTGTGA